A window of Rhodococcus sp. SGAir0479 contains these coding sequences:
- a CDS encoding NlpC/P60 family protein, whose amino-acid sequence MPSKKMKRSLCTAVAAGVLSLTVAGLPAASAGADPVVNNATQALERLADLSRESERTTEALHNAQIDLDGKQAAQRDAEARLAADRAAVADAQSRMDQFRPTVSKLVAASYQGARTNRLFAVMVSDSPQQLLDQMSALDAISSETARAVAQFKQATTDAESAENASRASADAARSATEQARSVSDGLQSKQSDLQKQIDEVTKAFDRLTGAERAQLAGATFPPGVDAGSILANLAPGSGSAALEAGLTQVGKPYSWGATGPDAYDCSGLVVWAFKQIGKSLPRSSQAQAQAGTPVDRSQLQPGDVVIFYDDASHVGIYAGNGNVLHASTYGTPVKVDSMASMPFNTARRY is encoded by the coding sequence GTGCCCTCGAAGAAGATGAAACGCTCGTTGTGTACTGCCGTGGCGGCCGGAGTGCTGTCGCTGACCGTGGCCGGACTGCCGGCCGCGTCGGCCGGTGCCGACCCCGTCGTGAACAATGCGACGCAGGCCCTCGAGCGCCTCGCGGACCTCTCCCGCGAATCCGAACGCACCACCGAGGCGTTGCACAACGCCCAGATCGACCTCGACGGCAAGCAGGCCGCGCAGCGCGACGCCGAGGCGCGACTCGCGGCCGACCGCGCCGCCGTCGCCGACGCACAGTCGCGCATGGACCAGTTCCGGCCCACCGTCAGCAAACTGGTGGCCGCGAGTTATCAAGGCGCACGCACCAATCGACTGTTCGCCGTGATGGTGAGCGACTCGCCGCAGCAGTTGCTCGATCAGATGTCGGCGCTCGATGCCATCTCGAGCGAGACCGCCCGGGCCGTCGCACAGTTCAAGCAGGCGACGACCGACGCCGAGTCGGCCGAGAACGCGTCGCGTGCGTCCGCCGACGCAGCCCGCTCCGCCACCGAGCAGGCCAGGTCGGTCAGCGACGGACTGCAGAGCAAGCAGAGCGACCTGCAGAAGCAGATCGACGAGGTCACCAAGGCGTTCGACCGGCTCACCGGCGCCGAGCGGGCGCAGTTGGCCGGTGCGACGTTCCCGCCGGGGGTCGACGCCGGCAGCATCCTGGCGAATCTGGCCCCGGGATCGGGCTCGGCCGCCCTCGAAGCGGGTCTCACGCAGGTGGGCAAGCCGTACAGCTGGGGCGCGACCGGCCCGGACGCGTACGACTGCTCGGGACTCGTCGTGTGGGCCTTCAAACAGATCGGCAAGTCGCTGCCCCGGTCGAGTCAGGCGCAGGCCCAGGCCGGCACCCCCGTCGACAGGAGTCAGCTGCAGCCCGGGGACGTCGTGATCTTCTACGACGACGCCTCGCACGTGGGCATCTACGCCGGGAACGGCAACGTTCTCCACGCCTCGACGTACGGCACGCCGGTCAAGGTCGACTCGATGGCGTCGATGCCGTTCAACACCGCTCGGCGGTACTGA
- a CDS encoding C40 family peptidase yields the protein MASSTLKRSARRAAVAGALAVGAVTVTAAPALADTINVPGVGAVEVPGVTQAQVDAAIANIAPGIAQGVGTGSAAPALPQSVAPVMSLGEQAFKAAEAKLGAPYVYGAAGPDAFDCSGLVQWAYKQAGLNLPRTSYDQAAAGTPVSRDNLQVGDVISFYGGSHSGIYAGNGNVIHASTAGQPVKIAPVSSMPFDGARRYA from the coding sequence GTGGCGTCATCTACTCTCAAGCGCTCTGCGCGCCGTGCGGCCGTCGCCGGCGCACTTGCCGTCGGAGCCGTCACGGTTACCGCGGCACCGGCTCTCGCCGACACGATCAACGTCCCGGGCGTGGGTGCCGTCGAGGTTCCCGGTGTGACGCAGGCTCAGGTCGACGCCGCGATCGCGAACATCGCTCCCGGTATCGCGCAGGGCGTCGGAACCGGCAGTGCCGCACCGGCTCTCCCGCAGTCCGTCGCCCCCGTCATGAGCCTGGGCGAGCAGGCCTTCAAGGCCGCCGAGGCCAAGCTCGGCGCCCCGTACGTGTACGGCGCCGCCGGTCCGGACGCCTTCGACTGCTCGGGCCTGGTGCAGTGGGCCTACAAGCAGGCGGGGCTGAACCTGCCGCGCACGAGCTACGACCAGGCCGCCGCGGGAACTCCGGTCTCGCGCGACAACCTGCAGGTCGGTGACGTGATCTCGTTCTACGGCGGCAGCCACTCGGGCATCTACGCCGGCAACGGCAACGTCATTCACGCGTCCACTGCCGGCCAGCCGGTCAAGATCGCGCCGGTGTCGTCGATGCCGTTCGACGGCGCGCGTCGGTACGCGTGA
- a CDS encoding DEDD exonuclease domain-containing protein codes for MAFDELDAPLRDVTFVVVDLETTGGSAESDSITEIGAVKVRGGQILGELGTLVDPGRAIPPYIVEITGITTAMVRGAPRIEAVLPGFLEFARGAVLVAHNAGFDVGFLKAAAARAAIPWPRFQVLCTVKLARRVLSRDEAPSVKLSVLAALLGADTTPTHRALDDARATVDVLHALIGRVGNQGVQSLPELLDYIPAVSAEQRAKRALASDLPRSPGVYLFRGPSDEVLYVGTAVDLRRRVRTYFTGSETRGRMKEMVALATRIDHVECAHALEAGVRELRLISAHVPPYNRRSKYPMRGWWVVLTTETFPRLSVVRTPTDAALGPFRTRTDAADAALTIAEFCGLRTCTTRIGKGGRHGPKCPPREIGGCPAVADDEEGYRAAPELARALLRGEDDTPLHRMRTRVEELAAGELFESAARLRDRTAALGLVLRRMQRLGAIAAVDELIAARPAAEGGWEFAVIRSGRLASAGVARRGVAPMPVVEALVAAAETVLPDPTPLRGASPEELTVVARWLDGDGVRIVRTSSGWCEPVRGAGAWESWCTLARAARPPSVPTALPPSARTAQTPTVLVERQHTAARGHTEGAT; via the coding sequence ATGGCCTTCGACGAACTGGATGCGCCGCTGCGCGACGTCACCTTCGTCGTCGTCGATCTCGAAACGACCGGCGGCAGCGCCGAATCCGACTCCATCACCGAGATCGGTGCGGTCAAGGTCCGGGGCGGGCAAATTCTCGGGGAACTGGGCACCCTCGTCGATCCGGGGCGGGCCATCCCGCCGTACATCGTCGAGATCACCGGCATCACGACCGCGATGGTGCGCGGCGCTCCGCGGATCGAGGCGGTACTGCCGGGATTCCTCGAGTTCGCTCGCGGCGCCGTCCTGGTGGCCCACAACGCCGGCTTCGACGTCGGCTTCCTCAAGGCCGCCGCCGCCCGGGCGGCGATCCCCTGGCCCCGCTTCCAGGTGTTGTGCACGGTCAAGCTCGCCCGTCGGGTGCTCAGTCGCGACGAGGCGCCGTCGGTGAAGCTGTCGGTTCTCGCGGCGCTCCTCGGCGCCGACACCACCCCCACGCACCGCGCGCTCGACGACGCGCGGGCCACCGTCGACGTTCTGCACGCGCTGATCGGCCGGGTCGGCAACCAGGGTGTGCAGAGCCTGCCCGAACTACTCGACTACATCCCCGCCGTGTCGGCCGAGCAACGCGCGAAACGAGCTCTCGCGAGCGATCTTCCACGCTCGCCCGGGGTCTATCTCTTCCGCGGACCGTCGGACGAGGTCCTCTACGTCGGCACCGCCGTCGATCTGCGGCGGCGGGTGCGGACGTACTTCACCGGATCCGAGACACGCGGACGGATGAAGGAGATGGTCGCGCTCGCCACCCGGATCGATCACGTCGAGTGCGCGCACGCGCTCGAGGCCGGCGTCCGCGAGCTCCGGCTGATCAGCGCGCACGTGCCGCCGTACAACCGGCGCTCGAAGTACCCGATGCGGGGCTGGTGGGTCGTGCTCACCACCGAGACGTTCCCGCGACTGTCCGTGGTCCGCACCCCCACCGACGCCGCCCTGGGCCCGTTTCGCACCCGAACCGACGCCGCCGACGCGGCGCTGACGATCGCGGAGTTCTGCGGGCTGCGCACCTGCACCACCCGAATCGGCAAGGGCGGACGGCACGGGCCCAAGTGCCCGCCCCGCGAAATCGGCGGGTGCCCTGCCGTCGCCGATGACGAGGAGGGCTACCGGGCGGCACCCGAACTCGCGCGGGCGCTGCTGCGCGGCGAGGACGACACCCCGCTGCACCGCATGCGCACCCGGGTCGAGGAACTCGCGGCCGGGGAACTGTTCGAGAGTGCCGCGCGCCTACGGGATCGCACGGCCGCCCTCGGGCTCGTGCTGCGCCGGATGCAGCGGCTCGGGGCCATCGCCGCGGTGGACGAGCTGATCGCCGCGCGTCCCGCCGCGGAGGGCGGCTGGGAGTTCGCGGTGATCCGCTCGGGCCGGCTCGCGTCCGCCGGTGTCGCGCGGCGGGGTGTCGCGCCCATGCCGGTCGTCGAAGCGCTCGTCGCGGCGGCCGAGACCGTGCTCCCGGACCCGACACCGCTGCGCGGGGCCTCGCCGGAGGAGCTCACCGTGGTCGCGCGGTGGCTCGACGGGGACGGCGTGCGGATCGTACGAACCAGCAGCGGTTGGTGCGAACCGGTCCGCGGCGCGGGGGCCTGGGAGAGCTGGTGCACGCTCGCCCGGGCCGCGCGGCCGCCCTCGGTGCCGACAGCGTTGCCGCCATCCGCGCGGACCGCGCAAACGCCTACTGTGTTGGTCGAACGTCAGCACACCGCTGCACGCGGGCACACCGAAGGAGCGACATGA
- a CDS encoding Lrp/AsnC family transcriptional regulator has translation MINAIVLIHAEADRIPETAQAVADLDGVSEVYSCAGDIDLIAIVKVRDHAQIAEVVTERINKVHGVIKTATHIAFQSYSSVDIEAAFSLGE, from the coding sequence ATGATCAACGCCATCGTCCTGATCCACGCCGAGGCGGACCGGATCCCGGAGACCGCGCAGGCGGTGGCCGACCTGGACGGCGTGTCCGAGGTCTACTCGTGCGCGGGCGACATCGACCTCATCGCGATCGTGAAGGTGCGCGACCACGCGCAGATCGCCGAGGTCGTCACCGAACGGATCAACAAGGTGCACGGCGTCATCAAGACCGCGACCCACATCGCGTTCCAGTCGTACTCGAGCGTGGACATCGAGGCCGCCTTCTCGCTCGGCGAGTAG
- the trpD gene encoding anthranilate phosphoribosyltransferase, translated as MVRQSAAQAVDRVAGAADRTWPAILGALTDGRDLTADDASWAMDEIMSDNATSAQIAAFGIALKMKGATPPELRGLADAMLGHARSVPVSPDVVDVVGTGGDRSNTVNISTMASVVVAASGVRVVKHGNRAASSKSGGADVLEALGVHINLGAEDVARCVEEVGIGFCFAPVFHPALRFAGAPRKEIGIPTVFNVLGPLTNPARPRAGLIGCAFEDLIEVVAGVLAERGNSALVVRGDDGLDELTTSTTSVVHVVSGGAVRTRKLDPTDLGIARVPLDALRGGDAEANAAVARGVFAGDEGPVRDAVLLNAAGALAAFAGIGESLEESLAAGLEKAARAIDSGAASTVLERWAVLTTELGAAHR; from the coding sequence ATGGTGCGGCAGTCGGCAGCGCAGGCAGTGGATCGAGTGGCGGGCGCGGCCGACCGGACCTGGCCGGCGATCCTGGGCGCTCTCACCGACGGCAGAGACCTCACCGCGGACGACGCCTCGTGGGCGATGGACGAGATCATGTCCGACAACGCGACCTCTGCGCAGATTGCCGCGTTCGGCATAGCGCTGAAGATGAAGGGCGCGACGCCGCCCGAACTGCGCGGTCTCGCGGACGCGATGCTCGGCCACGCCCGCAGCGTGCCGGTCTCCCCGGACGTCGTCGACGTCGTCGGAACAGGTGGTGACCGTTCGAACACCGTGAACATCTCCACGATGGCCTCGGTCGTCGTGGCCGCGTCGGGCGTGCGTGTGGTCAAACACGGCAACCGGGCCGCCTCGTCCAAGAGCGGTGGCGCCGACGTCCTCGAGGCGTTGGGTGTGCACATCAACCTCGGCGCCGAGGACGTCGCCCGCTGTGTCGAGGAGGTGGGAATCGGATTCTGCTTCGCGCCGGTCTTCCATCCGGCCCTCCGGTTCGCGGGTGCGCCCCGCAAGGAGATCGGCATTCCGACCGTCTTCAATGTGCTGGGGCCGCTCACGAACCCGGCCCGTCCGCGCGCCGGGCTCATCGGCTGTGCGTTCGAGGACCTCATCGAGGTGGTCGCCGGGGTGCTCGCAGAGCGCGGCAACTCAGCGCTCGTCGTGCGTGGCGACGACGGGCTGGACGAGCTCACGACGTCGACGACGTCCGTGGTGCACGTGGTGTCGGGCGGCGCGGTGCGGACCCGGAAGCTCGACCCCACGGACCTGGGGATCGCGCGCGTGCCGCTGGATGCGCTGCGCGGTGGCGACGCCGAAGCCAATGCGGCGGTGGCGCGGGGCGTCTTCGCCGGCGACGAGGGACCCGTTCGGGACGCGGTGCTGCTCAATGCCGCGGGTGCGCTGGCGGCCTTCGCGGGGATCGGGGAGAGCCTCGAGGAATCGCTGGCGGCCGGCCTCGAGAAGGCGGCCCGAGCAATCGACTCGGGGGCCGCGTCGACCGTGCTGGAGCGGTGGGCGGTCCTCACGACGGAGTTGGGCGCCGCCCACCGCTAG
- a CDS encoding ribonuclease E inhibitor RraB codes for MELRRNVARWMDRILPKRSPAPLDRTRPDLVVVVSGFDDVEGCSTVLERGATGTPAWLPDAEAVLRHHLLLPEDAIEPAVAIAAQDGYTPTADPEPADDGMLLLRLERVQVLDALHCSQERSRMAGLAQRHGGTVLGWEGLQPPAAV; via the coding sequence ATGGAACTCAGGCGGAACGTCGCTCGTTGGATGGACAGAATTCTGCCCAAGAGGTCGCCCGCGCCCCTCGATCGCACCCGACCGGACCTGGTCGTCGTGGTGTCGGGGTTCGACGACGTCGAGGGGTGCTCGACGGTGCTCGAACGGGGCGCCACGGGCACCCCGGCCTGGCTCCCCGACGCCGAGGCCGTCCTCCGGCACCACCTGCTGCTGCCCGAGGACGCGATCGAGCCGGCCGTCGCGATCGCCGCGCAGGACGGGTACACGCCCACGGCCGATCCCGAACCGGCCGACGACGGGATGCTGCTGCTGCGGCTCGAGCGTGTCCAGGTGCTCGACGCCCTCCACTGCTCCCAGGAACGGTCCCGGATGGCCGGGCTCGCGCAGCGGCACGGCGGCACCGTGCTCGGTTGGGAAGGACTCCAACCGCCCGCCGCGGTGTGA
- the ctaE gene encoding aa3-type cytochrome oxidase subunit III, which translates to MTSAVGTSGSAITQRVHSLNRPNMVSVGTIVWLSSELMFFAGLFAMYFVARAQANGNWPPEPTELNLTLAVPVTLVLIASSFTCQMGVFAAEKGDVFGLRRWYLLTLAMGTFFVLGQGYEYYHLVHEGTTISSSVYGSVFYMTTGFHGLHVIGGLIAFVFLIVRTKLSKFTPAQATAAIVVSYYWHFVDIVWIGLFATIYFIR; encoded by the coding sequence GTGACGAGCGCAGTAGGGACTTCAGGATCGGCAATCACCCAGCGCGTGCACTCGCTGAACCGGCCAAACATGGTCAGCGTCGGCACCATCGTGTGGTTGTCAAGCGAGCTCATGTTCTTCGCAGGGCTCTTCGCCATGTACTTCGTTGCACGTGCACAGGCGAATGGGAACTGGCCACCGGAGCCGACGGAGCTGAACCTCACGTTGGCAGTGCCGGTCACGCTGGTGCTGATCGCGTCTTCCTTCACCTGCCAGATGGGTGTCTTCGCAGCGGAGAAGGGCGACGTCTTCGGCCTCCGGCGGTGGTACCTGCTGACTCTGGCCATGGGCACGTTCTTCGTGCTCGGCCAGGGCTACGAGTACTACCACCTGGTGCACGAGGGCACGACGATCTCGAGCAGCGTGTACGGATCGGTGTTCTACATGACCACCGGCTTCCACGGACTGCACGTCATCGGCGGTCTGATCGCGTTCGTCTTCTTGATCGTCCGCACCAAGCTCAGCAAGTTCACGCCTGCTCAGGCCACTGCGGCGATCGTCGTTTCGTACTACTGGCACTTCGTCGACATTGTGTGGATCGGCCTGTTCGCCACGATTTATTTCATCCGTTAG
- the qcrC gene encoding cytochrome bc1 complex diheme cytochrome c subunit: MSSSPPPAFEGDMPDRTTAGSAAKARRQRKLRRRVTGALILMLGLVSAGFLASALTPAPQVATASDDSAALIREGKQLYDTSCITCHGANLQGVQDRGPSLIGVGEAAVYFQVSSGRMPAARNEAQAERKPAKFDARQTDAIGAYVQSQGGGPTLVRDDNGEIAQSSLRGGDVARGSELFRMNCASCHNFTGRGGALSSGKYAPVLDPASEQQIYAAMVTGPQNMPKFSDRQLTLEEKKDIIAYVKQSSEAKNPGGYGLGGIGPGSEGLAMWVIGIVAVVGAALWIGARS; this comes from the coding sequence ATGAGTTCATCCCCCCCTCCCGCCTTCGAGGGTGACATGCCCGACCGCACCACAGCCGGATCCGCCGCGAAGGCGCGCCGCCAGCGCAAGCTGCGTCGGCGCGTCACCGGCGCCCTGATCCTCATGCTGGGTCTCGTGAGCGCCGGATTCCTCGCCTCCGCACTGACGCCTGCACCGCAGGTCGCCACCGCGAGCGACGATTCCGCTGCGCTGATCCGCGAGGGTAAGCAGCTCTACGACACCTCCTGCATCACGTGCCACGGCGCGAACCTGCAGGGTGTCCAGGACCGCGGCCCCAGCCTGATCGGTGTCGGCGAGGCAGCCGTGTACTTCCAGGTGTCGTCCGGTCGTATGCCGGCCGCCCGCAACGAGGCGCAGGCCGAGCGCAAGCCCGCCAAGTTCGACGCCCGTCAGACCGACGCCATCGGCGCTTACGTGCAGTCCCAGGGTGGTGGCCCCACCCTGGTCCGCGACGACAACGGCGAGATCGCCCAGTCGTCGCTGCGTGGTGGCGACGTCGCGCGCGGCAGCGAACTGTTCCGCATGAACTGCGCGTCGTGCCACAACTTCACCGGACGCGGCGGTGCGCTGTCCTCCGGGAAGTACGCCCCCGTTCTGGACCCGGCCAGCGAGCAGCAGATCTACGCCGCCATGGTCACGGGCCCCCAGAACATGCCCAAGTTCTCCGATCGTCAGCTGACGCTCGAGGAGAAGAAGGACATCATCGCCTACGTCAAGCAGTCGAGCGAGGCCAAGAACCCCGGTGGTTACGGCCTCGGCGGCATCGGACCGGGATCCGAGGGTCTCGCGATGTGGGTCATCGGCATCGTCGCTGTCGTCGGCGCTGCACTGTGGATCGGAGCAAGGTCATGA
- the qcrA gene encoding cytochrome bc1 complex Rieske iron-sulfur subunit — protein sequence MSDAGSGGTPKKYTDDELDRMSQDELVQLGTNLDGVDVAFERDRWAVKGTKAEKRAERGVAFWFVLAGLSAIAFIAIFLFWPWEWAGEGEDTYWAYNLYTPLIGLTMGVAILGVGVGAVKFTKKFIPEELSIQDRHDGGSAEVDKRTLGAQLSSTLDKSSIGRRKMIKRSLLFGGGAVGIMAVMPLGGMIKNPWAKRDESPLWVSGWTPRYAGETIYLRRDTGRPHDIVLVRPEDLDAGGMETVFPFRESERGNDEELFKALRGIRNAVMLIRLRTEDAQKAVKRKGQESFNYGDYVAYSKICTHLGCPTSLYEQQTNRILCPCHQSQFDALQYGKPIFGPAARALPQLPITVNEEGYLVANGDFIEALGPAFWERRP from the coding sequence ATGAGCGACGCCGGTAGCGGCGGCACGCCGAAGAAGTACACCGACGACGAACTCGACCGGATGAGCCAGGACGAACTCGTCCAGCTCGGTACGAACCTCGACGGCGTCGATGTGGCGTTCGAACGCGATCGCTGGGCGGTCAAGGGCACCAAGGCCGAGAAGCGCGCCGAGCGCGGCGTCGCCTTCTGGTTCGTCCTGGCCGGTCTCTCGGCCATCGCCTTCATCGCCATCTTCCTGTTCTGGCCGTGGGAGTGGGCCGGCGAGGGCGAGGACACGTACTGGGCGTACAACCTGTACACCCCGCTCATCGGTCTCACCATGGGTGTGGCGATCCTCGGGGTCGGCGTCGGCGCGGTGAAGTTCACCAAGAAGTTCATCCCCGAAGAGCTGTCGATCCAGGACCGCCACGACGGTGGTTCGGCCGAGGTCGACAAGCGGACCCTCGGCGCCCAGCTGAGCTCCACCCTGGACAAGTCGTCCATCGGTCGTCGCAAGATGATCAAGCGCAGCCTGCTCTTCGGTGGCGGCGCGGTCGGCATCATGGCGGTCATGCCCCTCGGCGGCATGATCAAGAACCCGTGGGCCAAGCGTGACGAGTCCCCGCTGTGGGTGTCCGGCTGGACCCCGCGCTACGCGGGCGAGACGATCTACCTGCGCCGCGACACCGGTCGCCCCCACGACATCGTGCTGGTGCGTCCGGAGGACCTCGACGCCGGCGGCATGGAGACGGTCTTCCCGTTCCGCGAGTCCGAGCGTGGCAACGACGAGGAGCTGTTCAAGGCGCTGCGCGGTATCCGCAACGCCGTCATGCTCATCCGTCTGCGCACCGAGGACGCGCAGAAGGCGGTCAAGCGCAAGGGCCAGGAGAGCTTCAACTACGGCGACTACGTCGCCTACTCGAAGATCTGTACCCACCTCGGCTGCCCCACCTCGCTGTACGAGCAGCAGACCAACCGAATCCTGTGCCCCTGCCACCAGTCGCAGTTCGACGCGCTGCAGTACGGCAAGCCGATTTTCGGTCCCGCCGCTCGTGCTCTTCCGCAGCTGCCTATTACTGTGAATGAAGAGGGCTACCTCGTCGCCAACGGTGACTTCATCGAAGCCCTCGGCCCGGCATTTTGGGAGCGTCGACCGTGA
- the qcrB gene encoding cytochrome bc1 complex cytochrome b subunit — protein sequence MAERAEAVDSRYHLAAGMKRQINKVFPTHWSFMLGEIALYSFIILLISGVYLTLFFDPSLAEVTYNGAYEPLRGVEMSRAYATTLDISFEVRGGLFVRQIHHWAALMFAASIIVHLLRIFFTGAFRRPREANWVIGSLLLILAMFEGFFGYSLPDDLLSGTGLRAALSGITLSVPIAGTWLHWLIFGGDFPGTLIIPRLYVAHVLLIPGILLALIAAHLALVWYQKHTQFPGPGRTEQNVVGVRILPVFAMKGGAFFAFTFGILALMGGLLQINPIWNIGPYNPSQVSAGSQPDFYMMWTDGMARLWPAWEIYLFNRYTIPAVFAVALIMGIVFAILIAYPWIEKKFTKDDAHHNLLQRPRDVPVRTGIGAMAIAFYLVLTISCINDIIAYHLDISLNAMTWIGRIGMVLLPPIAYYVTYRFCLGLQRSDRAVLEHGIETGIIKRLPHGEYVEIHQPLGPVDEHGHPIPLEYQGAAIPKKMNKLGSAGKPGSGSLLSPDPVEQSHALESADHAAEHEQLRILTEYQDRSRGNGSGNGEVH from the coding sequence ATGGCGGAGCGCGCCGAAGCCGTAGACTCCCGCTACCATCTCGCGGCTGGCATGAAGCGGCAGATCAACAAGGTCTTCCCGACCCACTGGTCGTTCATGCTCGGCGAGATCGCGCTCTACAGCTTCATCATCCTGCTGATCTCGGGCGTCTACCTGACGCTGTTCTTCGACCCGTCGCTGGCCGAGGTCACGTACAACGGCGCCTACGAGCCGCTGCGCGGCGTCGAGATGTCCCGTGCGTACGCGACCACCCTCGACATCTCGTTCGAGGTCCGCGGCGGTCTGTTCGTCCGCCAGATCCACCACTGGGCCGCGCTGATGTTCGCCGCGTCGATCATCGTGCACCTGCTGCGCATCTTCTTCACGGGCGCGTTCCGTCGCCCGCGTGAGGCGAACTGGGTCATCGGCTCGCTGCTGCTGATCCTGGCGATGTTCGAAGGCTTCTTCGGCTACTCGCTGCCGGACGACCTGCTGTCCGGTACGGGTCTGCGCGCCGCGCTCTCCGGCATCACGCTCAGTGTGCCGATCGCCGGCACCTGGCTGCACTGGCTGATCTTCGGTGGCGACTTCCCCGGCACCCTGATCATCCCGCGTCTGTACGTCGCGCACGTGCTGCTGATCCCGGGCATCCTGCTGGCCCTCATCGCCGCGCACCTCGCGCTGGTGTGGTACCAGAAGCACACGCAGTTCCCCGGCCCCGGCCGCACCGAGCAGAACGTCGTCGGTGTCCGGATCCTCCCGGTGTTCGCGATGAAGGGTGGCGCGTTCTTCGCGTTCACGTTCGGCATCCTGGCGCTCATGGGCGGTCTGCTGCAGATCAACCCGATCTGGAACATCGGTCCGTACAACCCGTCGCAGGTGTCGGCCGGTTCGCAGCCCGACTTCTACATGATGTGGACCGACGGCATGGCCCGACTGTGGCCGGCGTGGGAGATCTACCTGTTCAACCGGTACACGATCCCCGCCGTGTTCGCCGTCGCGCTGATCATGGGCATCGTGTTCGCGATCCTGATCGCCTACCCGTGGATCGAGAAGAAGTTCACCAAGGACGACGCTCACCACAACCTGCTGCAGCGTCCGCGTGACGTCCCGGTCCGTACCGGCATCGGCGCGATGGCCATCGCGTTCTACCTGGTGCTGACGATCTCGTGCATCAACGACATCATCGCCTACCACCTGGACATCTCGCTCAACGCGATGACCTGGATCGGCCGTATCGGCATGGTGCTGCTGCCCCCGATCGCCTACTACGTCACCTACCGGTTCTGCCTGGGCCTCCAGCGCAGCGACCGCGCGGTGCTCGAGCACGGCATCGAGACCGGCATCATCAAGCGTCTGCCGCACGGTGAGTACGTCGAGATCCACCAGCCGCTCGGCCCGGTGGACGAGCACGGTCACCCGATCCCGCTCGAGTACCAGGGTGCTGCGATCCCGAAGAAGATGAACAAGCTGGGCTCCGCCGGCAAGCCGGGTTCGGGCAGCCTGCTCTCCCCGGATCCGGTCGAGCAGAGCCACGCTCTCGAGTCGGCCGATCACGCGGCCGAGCACGAGCAGCTGCGCATCCTCACCGAGTACCAGGACCGCAGCCGCGGCAACGGCTCCGGAAACGGCGAAGTGCACTAG